From Gigantopelta aegis isolate Gae_Host chromosome 11, Gae_host_genome, whole genome shotgun sequence, the proteins below share one genomic window:
- the LOC121385587 gene encoding uncharacterized protein LOC121385587 yields MKTKLKTRMLQLLIFWFALFGKTVQNNGHVVLEEMTWGEGHTACQGKGQKLFNSVDLDSVLTSGSGKHWIGAKVMYSPWKWTDDSTALFEYVGHHNMTGTEREKTVILDENEAVMCYIKCKTKFVGLQGSKCFCFRTAPRSTTPKTEYEDPCLGNSNELCGSSYGMSIYHAKLLQDTFSLIKWKFKEDAVCGYIHSKAQLSVKTEDCNQEKGMICSCSSSCSSDIGYRRCSNGLCFYDNGNDDWFTSSHNCSLVKLDISNINTIYRTVWNDVQYWIGLKRYSYLGWADRAGEISIYTNSSRGCVSAEKLPNGSIQFYVSPCDDKNKVICTTGGLETTTVPATPSRGQGSTTHHDVTTHEDTSNSTDTQQEPSTSDGVVAAAVSTVVVILIVLSVIGSLLWMRRTKRLCFKDLPAKLNKKRSISNEIIFEPSSNQYDQPYYSEINGGYSHDDLPVYSHDDMPVYNHDDMPIYTYATAEYEFEKHPPVNPQPNNDYLELIPDPYETAGETADDGSGQMDYVNAAQTNNGHSFPEYSTVEPHELAEESISLSAKERGVDKTSKTNTPFSRLRQNFAEHYELAGDPNGNSGEEASAFHPSQANNRSLNPRHNTSVIYELAGEPVPHGTEENANCSSPYVNVPISRPQYHPTGVYEMAREQGGNDNHGDDDYNVLRARNEQSNPTPFTTSPYCHIQGGEYGNDTYDKAGNGRLDSCSSSDYNHLDEASDNTRHSDTSTV; encoded by the exons atgaaaacaaaactgaagACCCGGATGTTACAGCTGCTGATTTTCTGGTTCGCTCTCTTTGGAAAGACTGTTCAAAACA ATGGCCACGTGGTACTGGAAGAGATGACATGGGGTGAAGGTCACACAGCATGTCAAGGCAAAGGTCAGAAACTGTTCAACTCTGTTGACCTCGACTCGGTCCTCACCTCGGGGTCTGGGAAGCACTGGATCGGGGCCAAGGTCATGTACTCCCCGTGGAAATGGACAG ACGACTCCACTGCATTGTTCGAGTATGTTGGCCATCATAATATGACTGGCACAGAGCGAGAGAAGACAGTCATACTCGACGAGAATGAAGCTGTCATGTGCTACATCAAATGTAAAACGAAATTCGTTGGATTACAG GGATCAAAGTGTTTCTGCTTCAGAACCGCACCTCGTTCTACTACACCTAAAACTGAATATGAAGACCCATGTCTGGGAAACTCCAATGAACTTTGTGGATCATCGTATGGGATGAGCATATACCACGCCA AATTACTTCAAGATACCTTCAGTTTAATTAAATGGAAATTCAAAGAAGACGCTGTTTGCGGGTATATCCATTCCAAAGCTCAGTTAAGCGTGAAAACAGAGGACTGCAACCAGGAAAAGGGAATGATCTGCAGCT GTTCAAGTTCGTGCAGTAGTGATATTGGTTACAGACGTTGTAGCAATGGTTTGTGTTTTTACGACAACGGAAACGACGACTGGTTTACGTCAAGCCATAATTGTTCGTTGGTAAAACTGGACATCTCAAATATCAATACAATCTACAGAACTGTTTGGAATGATGTCCAGTACTGGATTGGACTGAAACGTTACTCCTATCTCGGTTGGGCGGATC GTGCTGGAGAGATTTCCATCTATACTAATTCCTCCAGAGGATGCGTATCGGCCGAGAAGCTGCCAAACGGATCTATACAGTTTTACGTGTCTCCCTGCGATGATAAGAACAAAGTCATTTGTACTACAG GTGGTTTGGAGACAACGACTGTACCGGCTACACCCAGTAGAGGACAGGGAAGCACAACACACCACGACGTGACAACACACGAAGACACCTCCAACTCCACGGACACCCAACAAGAACCTAGCACATCgg acggCGTTGTCGCTGCTGCTGTCTCAACCGTTGTAGTTATTCTGATTGTGTTGTCTGTGATTGGCAGTCTGCTGTGGATGAGAAG GACAAAACGTCTCTGTTTTAAAGACCTGCCTGCAAAACTTAATAAGAAGAGATCAATttcaaacgaaataatatttgaacCATCCAGCAACCAATACGACCAGCCGTACTACAGTGAGATTAACGGAGGCTACAGTCACGATGATTTGCCAGTCTACAGCCACGATGATATGCCAGTCTACAACCACGATGATATGCCAATCTACACGTACGCGACTGCGGAGTACGAGTTTGAGAAGCACCCACCGGTGAATCCACAGCCGAATAACGATTATTTGGAACTGATACCAGATCCGTACGAAACAGCAGGAGAAACGGCAGATGATGGTAGTGGACAAATGGATTACGTGAATGCAGCTCAAACTAATAATGGACACTCGTTTCCAGAATACAGCACTGTTGAGCCACATGAACTAGCAGAGGAGTCCATTTCTCTTTCTGCAAAGGAGCGTGGTGTGGACAAAACGTCAAAGACAAACACGCCGTTTTCGCGTCTGCGTCAGAACTTTGCTGAGCATTACGAACTCGCGGGTGACCCTAATGGTAATTCTGGAGAGGAAGCCTCTGCGTTCCATCCATCGCAGGCCAACAATCGATCGCTGAATCCCAGACACAACACCAGTGTTATCTATGAGCTGGCAGGTGAACCTGTTCCTCACGGTACGGAGGAAAATGCTAATTGCAGTTCACCGTATGTCAATGTTCCGATTTCGCGGCCACAGTACCATCCTACTGGAGTTTACGAGATGGCGCGAGAACAAGGCGGCAATGACAACCACGGAGACGACGACTACAACGTGCTACGTGCTCGTAACGAACAATCCAACCCAACGCCGTTTACTACCAGTCCGTACTGTCACATTCAGGGCGGGGAGTACGGTAATGACACGTATGACAAAGCAGGAAATGGCCGACTAGACTCGTGTTCCAGTTCAGACTATAATCACCTTGACGAGGCTAGTGACAATACCAGGCACTCTGATACCAGTACTGTCTGA